From Tumebacillus sp. BK434, the proteins below share one genomic window:
- the larB gene encoding nickel pincer cofactor biosynthesis protein LarB — MKLQDILTKVQAGELSVQEAEAAIRGFEDIGFGKVDYARESRTGYPEVIFGQGKTPEQVQAIFARLYEKHGKVMVTRADRAMADRVMEIVPDAVYDEMSRLLTVGSCERRFSGKLAVLSAGTADLPVAEEAAQTAEWMGNEVDRIYDVGVAGIDRLLAQRERIREASVVIVVAGMEGALGSVIGGLVRRPVIAVPTSVGYGAHFGGLTPLLSMLTSCAAGVTVVNIDNGFGAAFAASMIQQAILEG; from the coding sequence ATGAAGCTGCAAGACATTTTGACCAAAGTGCAAGCGGGTGAGCTGTCGGTGCAAGAGGCGGAGGCAGCGATCCGCGGGTTTGAAGATATCGGGTTTGGCAAGGTGGACTATGCGCGGGAGTCGCGCACAGGCTATCCGGAAGTGATTTTTGGGCAAGGCAAGACGCCAGAGCAGGTGCAGGCGATTTTTGCCCGGCTGTATGAGAAGCACGGCAAAGTGATGGTCACCCGCGCCGACCGTGCGATGGCTGACCGGGTGATGGAGATCGTGCCGGACGCTGTGTATGACGAGATGTCGCGCCTGCTGACTGTCGGCAGCTGCGAGCGCCGCTTTTCCGGAAAGTTGGCCGTGCTCTCGGCAGGCACGGCCGATCTGCCGGTGGCGGAAGAAGCGGCTCAGACGGCAGAGTGGATGGGGAATGAAGTGGACCGGATCTATGATGTGGGCGTGGCCGGCATCGACCGTCTGCTCGCACAACGCGAGCGGATTCGGGAAGCGAGCGTGGTGATCGTCGTTGCGGGTATGGAAGGTGCGCTTGGCAGCGTGATCGGCGGCCTGGTGCGCCGCCCGGTGATCGCGGTTCCGACGAGTGTCGGCTACGGTGCTCATTTTGGCGGATTGACGCCGTTGCTCTCGATGCTGACGTCGTGCGCAGCGGGTGTGACCGTTGTTAACATCGATAACGGTTTCGGGGCGGCTTTTGCCGCTTCGATGATCCAGCAGGCGATTTTGGAGGGGTAA